In Corallococcus macrosporus, the following are encoded in one genomic region:
- a CDS encoding AraC family transcriptional regulator, which translates to MDERDVWRSVDPLGEALHLLRMRGAFCCSSEFTAPWGLALPAIPECMMFHVVTSGQGWLEVEGHDRVLLKAGDLALVRQGLRHTLVSEPGISADPLFDLPREILSDRYEVLRHGGAGAMTKMVCGAVRFDHPTARHFVGLLPQVIHVAAAQTPDPEWLHGTLRFMAAEAEALRPGGETVVTRLADILVIQTLRAWLANAPEARTGWLGALQDPQVGRALVLIHRDPAREWTLAALAKEAAMSRSAFAARFTQRVGMPAMQYLVHWRMQVAASLLREENAGIADVASRLGYQSEAAFSRAFKRCLGVAPGTFRRDAELR; encoded by the coding sequence ATGGATGAACGGGACGTCTGGCGCTCGGTGGATCCGCTCGGCGAAGCGCTGCACCTGTTGCGCATGCGCGGGGCGTTCTGCTGCAGCTCCGAGTTCACCGCACCCTGGGGGCTCGCGCTGCCAGCGATTCCCGAGTGCATGATGTTCCATGTCGTGACATCGGGTCAGGGCTGGCTGGAAGTGGAGGGCCACGACCGCGTCCTGCTGAAGGCCGGGGACCTCGCGCTGGTGCGTCAGGGGCTCCGCCACACGCTGGTGAGCGAGCCCGGCATCTCCGCTGACCCGCTGTTCGACCTGCCGCGCGAAATCCTCAGCGACCGTTATGAGGTCCTCCGCCATGGAGGTGCCGGCGCCATGACGAAGATGGTCTGCGGCGCGGTCCGCTTCGACCATCCGACAGCGCGTCACTTCGTCGGCCTGCTGCCCCAGGTCATCCACGTCGCCGCGGCCCAGACGCCGGACCCGGAGTGGCTGCACGGCACGCTCCGCTTCATGGCGGCGGAAGCCGAGGCGCTGCGTCCCGGTGGAGAAACAGTGGTCACCCGGCTGGCGGACATCCTGGTCATCCAGACCCTCCGCGCCTGGCTGGCGAACGCGCCGGAGGCACGCACGGGCTGGCTCGGCGCGCTCCAGGACCCGCAGGTGGGGCGCGCGCTCGTGCTCATCCACCGCGACCCCGCGCGCGAGTGGACACTGGCGGCGCTGGCGAAGGAGGCCGCGATGTCACGCTCCGCCTTCGCGGCACGCTTCACCCAGCGCGTCGGAATGCCGGCGATGCAGTACCTGGTGCACTGGCGCATGCAGGTCGCCGCGTCGCTGCTGCGAGAGGAGAACGCGGGAATCGCGGACGTGGCCAGCCGCCTCGGCTACCAGTCCGAGGCCGCCTTCAGCCGGGCCTTCAAGCGCTGTCTCGGCGTCGCGCCCGGCACGTTCCGTCGCGACGCGGAGCTTCGCTGA
- a CDS encoding NmrA family NAD(P)-binding protein, translating into MGATGRTGRRVVEGLLRAGEQVRAIGRSEASLAALARAGAEVRVGDSSDAGFLTEAFRGASAAYTLLPYDLRVEDYRTQQARMGEAVVTAVREGGVKHVVALSSVGADQGVGTGPVDSLHAQEARLRTLTGVNVLVLRAGSFFENFFDVLPVIRHQGVTADVVEPERPVPMIATRDIADAAVTALRARDWRGFVVRELLGPRDLSYAEATRILGERIGQPGLPYVKLPPDDMAGALVQGGFSEDLARLYVELAQAINDGRVRSLEGRTPANTTPTRFEDFADELARAYAAMA; encoded by the coding sequence ATGGGAGCCACCGGTCGTACCGGCAGGAGGGTCGTGGAGGGATTGCTGCGCGCGGGCGAACAGGTGCGCGCCATCGGACGTTCGGAGGCATCCCTGGCGGCGCTGGCCCGCGCAGGCGCGGAGGTCCGGGTCGGGGACTCCAGCGACGCGGGCTTCCTCACGGAGGCGTTCCGGGGCGCGAGCGCGGCCTACACCCTGTTGCCGTATGACCTCCGCGTGGAGGACTACCGCACGCAGCAGGCCCGCATGGGCGAGGCCGTCGTCACCGCCGTGCGTGAGGGCGGGGTGAAGCACGTGGTCGCGCTGAGCAGCGTGGGCGCGGACCAGGGCGTGGGCACGGGCCCCGTCGACAGCCTGCATGCGCAGGAGGCGCGACTGCGCACGCTCACGGGTGTGAACGTGCTGGTGCTGCGCGCGGGGTCGTTCTTCGAGAACTTCTTCGACGTGCTGCCGGTCATCCGACACCAGGGCGTCACCGCGGACGTCGTCGAGCCCGAGCGTCCCGTCCCGATGATCGCCACACGGGACATCGCCGACGCGGCGGTGACGGCGCTCCGTGCTCGGGACTGGAGGGGCTTCGTGGTGCGCGAGCTGCTGGGCCCCCGCGACTTGAGCTACGCCGAGGCGACTCGCATCCTCGGGGAGCGCATCGGCCAGCCGGGGCTGCCGTATGTGAAGCTCCCTCCGGACGACATGGCGGGAGCGCTCGTCCAGGGCGGCTTCTCGGAAGACCTGGCGCGCCTCTACGTGGAGCTGGCCCAGGCCATCAACGACGGGCGCGTCCGTTCATTGGAGGGACGCACGCCGGCGAACACCACGCCCACGCGCTTCGAGGACTTCGCCGACGAGCTGGCCCGCGCCTACGCGGCGATGGCGTGA
- a CDS encoding RidA family protein: MTSAKHQPIVAPGLPKPAGPYSPGMQLGQLLFISGQAATDPATGVQAEGIEAQTEQVLRNLERILVAGGSSLQHVLRCGVFLVDMQEFPRMNAVYERVFAGHRPARTTVQVSALPDAGLRVEIDCIAYVP, encoded by the coding sequence ATGACGTCAGCGAAGCATCAGCCCATCGTCGCGCCTGGACTGCCCAAGCCCGCGGGTCCGTACTCTCCCGGCATGCAGCTGGGCCAGTTGCTCTTCATCTCCGGACAGGCGGCAACGGACCCCGCCACCGGCGTACAGGCCGAGGGCATCGAAGCGCAGACGGAGCAGGTGCTGCGCAACCTGGAGCGCATCCTCGTGGCGGGAGGCTCCAGTCTCCAGCACGTCCTGCGCTGCGGCGTCTTCCTGGTGGACATGCAGGAGTTCCCCCGGATGAACGCCGTCTACGAGCGCGTCTTCGCCGGCCACCGGCCCGCGCGCACCACCGTGCAGGTGTCCGCGCTCCCCGACGCCGGCCTGCGCGTGGAGATTGACTGCATCGCCTACGTGCCTTGA
- a CDS encoding DMT family transporter, giving the protein MSVQRKPADGFALATMVVLCAIWGMQQVAVKLAAPHVPTMMQMALRSGVAALLVGLLCWLRGERGLLLRGPWRAGMLVGVLFSLEFLFVGEGLRHTHASHMGVFLYTAPVFSALGLHWLVPSERLKRTQWLGIGVAFAGIALAFGGGWLHGGLGPGVLLGDTLGLLAGLAWGATTVAIRVSALSEAPPTQTLLYQLVGGVAILLPVALLTGQAGPITMAPVAWASLFFQSVIVCFASYLAWFWLLRRYLASNLSVFSFMTPLFGVSAGIYVLNEQADLSFAVGAVLVLTGILIVSGAGLLRSASALKPGAT; this is encoded by the coding sequence ATGAGCGTTCAACGGAAACCCGCGGACGGCTTCGCGCTCGCGACCATGGTCGTGCTGTGCGCCATCTGGGGGATGCAGCAGGTGGCGGTGAAGCTGGCCGCGCCCCATGTCCCGACGATGATGCAGATGGCGCTGCGCTCGGGCGTGGCCGCGCTGCTCGTGGGGCTGCTGTGCTGGCTGAGGGGCGAGCGCGGGCTGCTGCTTCGGGGCCCGTGGCGCGCCGGCATGCTGGTGGGCGTGCTCTTCTCCCTGGAGTTCCTCTTCGTGGGCGAGGGGCTGCGACACACGCACGCCTCGCACATGGGCGTCTTCCTCTACACGGCGCCGGTCTTCTCGGCGCTGGGGCTGCACTGGCTCGTGCCCTCCGAGCGGCTGAAGCGGACGCAGTGGCTGGGCATTGGCGTGGCCTTCGCGGGCATCGCGCTGGCCTTTGGCGGCGGCTGGCTCCATGGGGGCCTTGGCCCGGGCGTGCTCCTGGGCGACACGCTGGGGCTGCTCGCGGGCCTGGCCTGGGGCGCCACCACGGTGGCGATCCGCGTCTCCGCGCTGTCCGAAGCGCCGCCCACGCAGACGCTGCTGTACCAGTTGGTGGGTGGCGTCGCGATACTGCTCCCGGTGGCCCTGCTCACAGGCCAGGCCGGTCCCATCACGATGGCGCCCGTGGCGTGGGCGAGCCTGTTCTTCCAGAGCGTCATCGTCTGCTTCGCCAGCTACCTCGCGTGGTTCTGGCTCCTGCGCCGGTATCTCGCGTCCAACCTGTCTGTCTTCTCGTTCATGACGCCCCTGTTCGGCGTCAGCGCGGGCATCTACGTGCTGAACGAGCAGGCGGACCTGTCCTTCGCCGTGGGCGCGGTGCTGGTCCTCACGGGGATCCTCATCGTGAGCGGCGCCGGGCTCTTGCGCTCCGCATCCGCGCTGAAGCCCGGCGCGACGTGA
- a CDS encoding AraC family transcriptional regulator, which produces MAKQLQVPFTSKLPHPVYFRAASLPAAASYPQHRHPWGEFVYAFSGVMELKLAGSHYLAPPQYGIWLPPDLEHRGMNRFEASHCSLYLAPEWCRGLPRTACAMAVSPLMKSLMEHLRAQDLARPRTSAERRLFRVLIDQLTLAPAHGSYLPMSDDPLLEPVLTALEQHPEDERSLAEWAKALHTTERTLERRCQQQLGLSFSEWRQRLRVVKALAMLEQGHAVEAIALDLGYSSASAFIAMFRRMTGTTPDKVRGHGFVAS; this is translated from the coding sequence ATGGCGAAGCAGCTCCAGGTTCCCTTCACCTCAAAGCTTCCACACCCCGTGTACTTCCGTGCGGCGAGCCTGCCCGCGGCGGCGAGCTATCCGCAGCACCGTCACCCCTGGGGTGAGTTCGTCTACGCGTTCAGCGGGGTGATGGAGCTCAAGCTGGCGGGCAGCCACTACCTCGCGCCGCCGCAGTACGGCATCTGGCTTCCGCCCGACCTGGAACACCGGGGCATGAACCGCTTCGAGGCGAGTCACTGCTCGCTCTACCTCGCGCCCGAGTGGTGCCGGGGCCTGCCCAGGACAGCGTGCGCGATGGCGGTCAGCCCGCTGATGAAGTCCCTGATGGAACACCTGCGCGCCCAGGACCTGGCTCGGCCACGTACCAGCGCCGAGCGGCGGTTGTTCCGGGTGCTCATCGACCAACTGACGCTGGCCCCTGCGCACGGCAGCTACCTGCCCATGTCCGATGATCCGCTCCTGGAGCCGGTCCTCACGGCGCTGGAGCAACATCCGGAGGACGAGCGCTCCCTGGCGGAATGGGCCAAGGCGCTGCACACCACCGAGCGCACGCTGGAGCGGCGCTGCCAGCAGCAACTGGGGCTGTCGTTCAGCGAATGGCGCCAGCGGCTGCGCGTGGTCAAGGCGCTCGCGATGCTGGAGCAGGGACACGCGGTGGAGGCCATCGCGCTGGATCTGGGCTACAGCAGCGCGTCCGCCTTCATCGCGATGTTCCGGCGGATGACGGGCACCACGCCGGACAAGGTCCGCGGCCACGGCTTCGTGGCGTCGTAG
- a CDS encoding S8 family serine peptidase — MKLKLTQAVSALSLLAAACGPMPEAPESDSEQFGHTAQMIRRERAIPGEYIVVLRDSAKDVRQQGASNIARELTSLGGGRVLRTYEHSIQGFLANMTEAEAQRLLSDPRVAYVQENGLIHVSATQTSATWGIDRIDQRDLPRNSSYTYNVDGTGVHAYVIDTGIRLTHTEFTGRLGNGYDFIDNDSDPSDCHGHGTHVSGTVGGTTWGVAKKVTLHGVRVLDCTGYGNDAQVIGGIDWVAANHVKPAVANMSLGDVGIQAIDDATERLIAAGVTTVVAAGNDGANACNYSPARTPNAITVGSTTSSDGRSSFSNYGTCVDIFAPGSSITSASNSGNSSSTSMSGTSMASPHVAGAAALYLSANPGATPAQVRDALVNNATPNKVTSPGTGSPNKLLYTLFITGGGGSDTTPPTTSITSPAGGSTLSGTATLSASASDNVGVSRVEFFAGTTLVGTATAAPYSVAWNTTAVANGTYALTTKAYDAANNVGTSSTVSVTVNNGTGSCSISEQLLVNAGFESGNTGWTTSSGVIDGSTSGSAPRTGTYKAYLNGYGATRTEFAYQDITIPASACSATFSFWARITTAETTTSTAYDKLAVQVRNSAGTVLATLATYSNLDKGTAYVQRTFDLAAYKGQTIRLYFNGTEDSSLQTSFFLDDTALNIVR; from the coding sequence ATGAAACTGAAACTGACCCAGGCGGTGAGTGCCCTCTCCCTGCTGGCCGCGGCATGCGGCCCGATGCCGGAAGCACCGGAGTCCGACAGCGAGCAGTTCGGTCACACGGCGCAGATGATCCGCCGTGAGCGGGCCATCCCCGGTGAGTACATCGTCGTCCTGCGCGACTCCGCGAAGGACGTCCGGCAGCAGGGCGCGTCGAACATCGCCCGGGAGCTGACGTCCCTGGGCGGCGGCCGGGTGCTGCGGACCTACGAGCACTCCATCCAGGGCTTCCTCGCGAACATGACCGAGGCCGAGGCCCAGCGCCTCCTGTCCGACCCGCGCGTGGCCTACGTGCAGGAGAACGGCCTCATCCACGTGTCCGCGACGCAGACCAGCGCGACCTGGGGCATCGACCGCATCGACCAGCGGGACCTGCCGCGCAACAGCTCCTACACCTACAACGTCGACGGCACCGGAGTGCACGCGTACGTCATCGACACCGGCATCCGGCTGACCCACACGGAGTTCACCGGCCGCCTCGGCAACGGCTACGACTTCATCGACAACGACAGCGACCCGTCCGACTGCCACGGCCACGGCACGCACGTGTCCGGCACGGTGGGCGGCACGACCTGGGGCGTGGCCAAGAAGGTCACCCTCCACGGCGTGCGCGTGCTCGACTGCACGGGCTACGGCAACGACGCGCAGGTCATCGGCGGTATCGACTGGGTGGCGGCCAACCACGTCAAGCCCGCGGTCGCCAACATGAGCCTCGGCGACGTCGGCATCCAGGCCATCGACGACGCGACGGAGCGGCTCATCGCCGCGGGCGTCACGACGGTGGTCGCCGCCGGCAACGACGGCGCCAACGCCTGCAACTACTCGCCGGCCCGCACGCCCAACGCCATCACCGTGGGCTCCACCACCAGCAGCGACGGCCGCTCGTCGTTCTCCAACTACGGCACGTGCGTGGACATCTTCGCGCCGGGCTCGAGCATCACCTCGGCCTCCAACTCCGGCAACTCGTCCAGCACGTCGATGAGCGGCACGTCCATGGCCTCGCCGCACGTGGCCGGCGCCGCGGCGCTGTACCTGAGCGCCAACCCCGGCGCGACGCCCGCGCAGGTGCGCGACGCGCTGGTGAACAACGCCACGCCGAACAAGGTCACGAGCCCCGGGACGGGCTCGCCCAACAAGCTGCTGTACACGCTCTTCATCACCGGCGGCGGCGGCAGCGATACCACCCCGCCCACGACGTCCATCACCTCTCCCGCGGGCGGCTCCACGCTGAGCGGCACCGCCACCCTGAGCGCCAGCGCCTCCGACAACGTGGGCGTGTCGCGCGTGGAGTTCTTCGCGGGCACCACGCTGGTGGGCACGGCGACGGCGGCGCCCTACAGCGTCGCGTGGAACACGACGGCGGTGGCCAACGGCACCTACGCGCTGACCACGAAGGCGTACGACGCGGCGAACAACGTGGGCACGTCGTCCACGGTGTCGGTGACGGTGAACAACGGCACGGGCAGCTGCTCCATCTCCGAGCAACTCCTGGTGAACGCGGGCTTCGAGAGCGGCAACACGGGCTGGACCACGTCGTCGGGCGTCATTGACGGCAGCACGTCCGGCAGCGCGCCGCGCACGGGCACGTACAAGGCCTACCTGAACGGCTACGGCGCCACGCGCACCGAGTTCGCCTACCAGGACATCACCATCCCGGCCTCCGCGTGCAGCGCCACGTTCAGCTTCTGGGCGCGCATCACCACGGCGGAGACGACCACCAGCACGGCCTACGACAAGCTGGCCGTCCAGGTCCGCAACAGCGCGGGCACGGTGCTGGCCACGCTCGCCACGTACAGCAACCTGGACAAGGGCACGGCCTACGTGCAGCGCACGTTCGACCTGGCCGCGTACAAGGGCCAGACCATCCGCCTCTACTTCAACGGCACGGAGGACTCGTCGCTCCAGACGAGCTTCTTCCTGGATGACACCGCGCTGAACATCGTCCGGTAG
- a CDS encoding TetR/AcrR family transcriptional regulator yields MPRSADANAALREKTRERVLQAAVRLFSRHGFDGTPVRALAEEAGIAVGLLYSHFESKEAVLLALMQSSMVDVARTLEDADREPTARGFVTALLTSTAEMLDAHRDLWRLSQGLRHQPEVLARLKLPLEHFLVATHQRLKQALAARGVPEAGLEARVLFATVEGFTQQYLQHESGYPAAEVIRAVARKWPGALRRRKADAP; encoded by the coding sequence ATGCCTCGTTCGGCGGACGCCAACGCAGCCCTCCGGGAGAAGACGCGGGAGCGCGTGCTCCAGGCCGCGGTGCGGCTCTTCTCCCGGCACGGCTTTGATGGAACTCCCGTCCGCGCGCTCGCGGAAGAGGCGGGCATCGCGGTGGGGCTGCTCTATTCGCACTTCGAGTCGAAGGAGGCGGTGCTCCTGGCGCTGATGCAGTCGTCGATGGTGGACGTCGCGCGGACGCTGGAGGACGCGGACCGTGAGCCCACCGCGCGCGGGTTCGTCACGGCCCTGCTCACGTCCACCGCGGAGATGCTGGACGCGCACCGGGACCTCTGGCGGCTGAGCCAGGGCCTGCGTCACCAGCCGGAGGTGCTGGCGCGGCTGAAGCTGCCGCTGGAGCACTTCCTGGTGGCCACGCACCAGCGGCTGAAGCAGGCGCTGGCGGCGCGCGGGGTGCCGGAGGCGGGCCTTGAAGCGCGGGTGCTCTTCGCCACGGTGGAGGGCTTCACCCAGCAGTACCTGCAGCACGAGAGCGGCTACCCCGCCGCCGAGGTGATTCGCGCCGTGGCGCGGAAGTGGCCCGGTGCTCTTCGCAGGCGAAAGGCGGACGCCCCATGA